The proteins below come from a single Aestuariirhabdus haliotis genomic window:
- a CDS encoding hydrogenase small subunit, producing the protein MTHDRDIDNLTTRLGITRRTFMTFCTGMAATLGLPGGAAIQLAHAVAQQRRPSVIWLSGQECTGCTESLLRSTHPTLETLILDQISLDYSEALCAAAGHQAEAAKHSAMKENWGKYLLVVEGSIPTKDGGIYCKIAGKTILEHVQEAAEGAAAIVAIGSCASWGGVPSAGPNPTGATPVHEVLPDKTIINIPGCPPNPYNFLSTVMQYLTYGTLPELDDLNRPKFAYGRLIHENCERRAHFDAGRFATEFGDEGHRAGWCLYKLGCKGPETYANCPSIEFGDVGGGAWPVGVGAPCFGCTEKGVGFEKALYDRAKVTTHTPPDMFPPVAPEVGEGASVGAAALLGAVAGAVIGASAMTVRQLGRSEQSESSSPSEDR; encoded by the coding sequence ATGACGCACGACCGCGATATTGATAATTTGACCACTCGACTGGGCATTACTCGTCGAACGTTTATGACCTTCTGTACCGGCATGGCCGCGACTCTGGGCTTGCCTGGCGGTGCCGCGATCCAGCTGGCCCATGCAGTGGCCCAGCAGCGTCGTCCGTCGGTGATCTGGCTATCGGGCCAGGAGTGCACCGGGTGTACCGAATCCTTGTTACGTAGCACGCATCCGACCCTGGAAACCCTGATTCTCGATCAGATTTCGCTGGATTACAGCGAAGCACTTTGCGCAGCGGCCGGTCATCAGGCCGAGGCGGCCAAGCACAGCGCGATGAAGGAAAACTGGGGGAAGTATCTGCTGGTGGTTGAGGGTTCCATTCCCACCAAGGATGGCGGTATCTATTGCAAGATTGCAGGCAAGACCATATTGGAGCATGTGCAGGAAGCGGCGGAGGGGGCGGCCGCCATCGTGGCGATTGGTTCCTGCGCATCCTGGGGGGGCGTGCCTTCCGCGGGACCCAATCCTACCGGAGCGACGCCGGTTCACGAGGTGTTGCCGGATAAAACCATCATTAATATTCCGGGCTGCCCGCCCAATCCCTATAACTTCCTTTCCACGGTAATGCAGTACCTGACTTACGGCACTCTGCCGGAGCTGGACGATCTCAATCGCCCGAAGTTCGCCTATGGGCGGCTTATTCATGAGAACTGTGAGCGCCGGGCGCATTTTGATGCCGGTCGCTTTGCCACCGAATTTGGTGACGAGGGACACCGGGCCGGTTGGTGTTTGTATAAGTTGGGGTGCAAGGGACCCGAAACCTATGCCAACTGCCCGTCAATCGAATTTGGTGATGTGGGTGGGGGAGCCTGGCCGGTCGGGGTAGGCGCACCCTGTTTCGGTTGTACTGAAAAGGGGGTCGGCTTCGAGAAAGCCCTTTACGATCGTGCCAAGGTAACCACTCATACCCCACCCGATATGTTTCCACCGGTCGCGCCAGAAGTGGGTGAAGGGGCCAGCGTCGGCGCGGCCGCACTGCTGGGCGCGGTGGCCGGAGCGGTGATTGGCGCTTCGGCGATGACGGTGCGGCAGCTGGGTCGTAGCGAACAGTCGGAATCCTCCTCGCCATCCGAAGACCGCTAG
- the hybA gene encoding hydrogenase 2 operon protein HybA, whose translation MKRRDFLKAAGTGALVASSATTVSARENLPVPEDAVGMLYDATLCIGCRACVVKCKEINGAPPETVEGEEHWDMAQELSADTLTIIQAFNADTGPDIPNLADGTFSFSKRQCMHCVDPGCVTVCPVSAMQKHPTTGIVSHDPDVCIGCRYCVLACPYNVPKYEYDETFGQIQKCQLCNQPGVERIDNGQITGCTEVCPTGANIFGPRKELLAEAKRRAELKEGDTYTYPLQSIDSTYRYETQVKADYQQHIFGEKEGGGTQVLVVAGTPITNLGLPELPERSYAANSETVQHTIYGGMLAPAGLLAGLLYLARRNTKGDDKDE comes from the coding sequence ATGAAAAGACGAGACTTTCTCAAAGCGGCAGGCACTGGCGCTCTGGTCGCTTCCAGTGCAACCACCGTGTCGGCCCGGGAAAATTTGCCGGTACCCGAAGATGCTGTTGGTATGTTGTACGACGCCACCCTGTGCATCGGTTGCCGAGCCTGTGTGGTCAAGTGCAAGGAGATCAATGGCGCGCCACCGGAAACGGTTGAAGGTGAAGAGCACTGGGATATGGCCCAGGAATTATCCGCCGATACCCTGACCATCATCCAGGCTTTCAATGCCGATACCGGGCCAGACATTCCTAATCTGGCCGATGGAACTTTCTCTTTCAGCAAGCGCCAGTGCATGCACTGTGTCGATCCGGGTTGCGTCACGGTGTGTCCGGTATCTGCCATGCAAAAGCATCCGACCACCGGCATTGTCAGCCATGATCCCGATGTTTGCATCGGGTGTCGTTACTGTGTTCTGGCCTGCCCTTACAACGTGCCCAAATATGAATATGACGAGACCTTTGGCCAGATTCAGAAGTGCCAGTTGTGTAACCAGCCGGGTGTCGAGCGTATCGACAATGGCCAGATCACCGGCTGCACGGAAGTTTGCCCGACGGGAGCCAATATTTTTGGTCCTCGCAAGGAGTTGTTAGCCGAAGCCAAGCGACGGGCGGAGTTGAAAGAGGGTGATACCTACACCTACCCACTGCAGAGCATCGATTCCACCTATCGCTATGAAACCCAGGTCAAGGCGGATTACCAGCAGCATATATTTGGTGAGAAAGAGGGAGGCGGCACTCAGGTGTTGGTGGTAGCGGGAACACCGATAACCAATCTGGGATTGCCAGAATTACCCGAACGTTCCTATGCCGCTAACTCCGAGACGGTACAGCACACTATTTACGGAGGTATGCTGGCTCCGGCTGGTCTATTGGCCGGTCTGTTGTACCTGGCTCGCCGTAATACCAAGGGGGATGATAAAGATGAGTAG
- the hybB gene encoding Ni/Fe-hydrogenase cytochrome b subunit, whose protein sequence is MSSHHEHQVLNRKIFTLPFIFLAALVLIAFYILAERMIFGLGAVTNLNDGYPWGIWIVYDVVIGTGFATGGWVLAMVVYIANKGKYHPLVRPALLASLFGYSLGAFSAFIDMGRYWNVYNMVLPGQININSVMLEVGLCVTAYTMILVLEFAPAVLERFKIPRLSQLLDKWLFVIIGIGVLLPTMHQSSIGSLLISAGHKVDPLWQSLSLQPFFALITAIAMGFSIVIFEASMVTVGFKRPSETHLLKGLGRLIIYLLGVYLLVRFGDLVLRGELGRAFAGDLRGNMFLLETLLFVIPLVILLSPGRRSSGAQLLIAAVSLLLAGALYRANAFMIGWHPGGGYIYFPSAKEVLLSLGFVAIEIAGYLAIVKFLPVLPKADHA, encoded by the coding sequence ATGAGTAGTCATCATGAACACCAGGTGCTAAACAGAAAGATCTTCACCCTGCCGTTTATTTTTCTGGCCGCCCTGGTGCTGATCGCCTTTTATATTCTGGCGGAGAGGATGATCTTTGGCCTGGGCGCGGTAACCAACTTGAATGATGGTTATCCCTGGGGTATCTGGATCGTCTATGACGTGGTGATCGGCACTGGCTTCGCGACCGGCGGCTGGGTGTTGGCCATGGTGGTCTATATTGCCAACAAAGGGAAATACCATCCGTTGGTGAGGCCTGCGTTGTTGGCCAGTCTGTTTGGTTACAGCCTGGGTGCTTTTTCAGCGTTTATCGACATGGGACGTTACTGGAACGTCTATAACATGGTGCTTCCCGGGCAGATCAATATCAATTCCGTGATGCTGGAAGTGGGTTTGTGTGTCACCGCCTATACCATGATCCTGGTGTTGGAATTTGCTCCAGCCGTGCTCGAACGCTTCAAAATCCCCAGACTTAGCCAGCTGCTCGATAAGTGGTTGTTTGTGATTATCGGTATTGGTGTTCTGTTGCCGACCATGCATCAGTCCTCGATTGGTTCGCTGTTAATCTCAGCGGGTCACAAAGTAGATCCATTGTGGCAAAGCCTTTCTTTGCAACCCTTCTTTGCCCTGATCACCGCGATCGCCATGGGCTTTTCGATTGTTATATTCGAGGCCTCAATGGTAACCGTTGGTTTCAAGCGACCCTCGGAAACCCATCTGTTGAAAGGCCTGGGTAGGTTAATCATCTATCTGTTAGGTGTTTACTTACTGGTTCGCTTTGGCGACTTGGTGCTGCGCGGGGAATTGGGCCGAGCTTTTGCCGGGGATTTGCGGGGCAATATGTTCCTGCTGGAAACCCTGTTGTTTGTGATTCCTCTGGTGATTTTGTTATCCCCCGGACGACGCAGCAGTGGCGCTCAATTATTGATTGCGGCGGTAAGCCTGCTACTGGCGGGAGCACTCTATCGTGCCAACGCATTTATGATCGGTTGGCATCCGGGCGGGGGGTATATCTACTTCCCATCGGCCAAGGAAGTGTTGCTGAGCCTGGGCTTTGTGGCCATAGAGATTGCCGGCTATCTGGCCATCGTGAAATTTTTACCCGTGTTACCCAAGGCAGACCATGCTTGA
- a CDS encoding nickel-dependent hydrogenase large subunit yields the protein MARRVVVDPVTRIEGHLRIDVEVEEGKVSKAWSSGQMWRGIETIVKGRDPRDAWAYTQRICGVCTTVHALASVRAVENALGMEIPKNAQFIRNMLLSAHAIHDHIVHFYHLSALDWVDIVSALKADPVQASKLAEGLSSWKGNNVHELRAVQEKLKGFVASGQLGIFANGYWGHPSMVLPPEVNLIAAAHYLQALEIQREANRIVTVMGGKSPHVQNLCVGGVTNAINLDSQGVFNMERLMYIRSLIDKMDDFIKNAYLVDVSIIGGFYADWTGYGSGVTDYLAVPEMVLDSKGTEFALPGGFIKGGDLSTFKPITSFQDEFFIKGVKESSKHSWYQGDEALHPWDGETEPNYTDFEDEGQYSWIKSPTFYDKPAQVGPLANVLCLAASGHEPTMKHLNFVLDTAGSVAGTKVGVGALHSTIGRHAARAVRCAVLQDEIKQQWQHLVDNIGSGDTDTFNRPEFPKGEQRGVGFHEAPRGVLSHWVVIEDGKIKNYQAVVPSTWNAGPRNQNDVPGPYEASLLDNPVADPEKPLEVLRTVHSFDPCIACAIHLVDTENDTAVKVKAL from the coding sequence GTGGCTAGACGAGTAGTGGTTGATCCGGTAACACGAATTGAGGGCCATCTTAGAATTGATGTTGAAGTGGAAGAGGGCAAGGTCAGCAAGGCCTGGTCTTCTGGCCAGATGTGGCGTGGCATCGAGACCATCGTCAAGGGGCGTGACCCGAGAGATGCCTGGGCCTACACGCAGCGAATTTGTGGTGTCTGCACAACGGTTCATGCTCTGGCCTCGGTACGTGCGGTGGAGAATGCATTGGGTATGGAAATTCCCAAAAACGCCCAGTTTATTCGTAATATGCTGCTCTCTGCCCATGCGATACATGATCACATTGTGCATTTTTATCATCTCTCGGCGCTGGACTGGGTGGACATTGTTTCTGCCCTCAAGGCCGATCCGGTACAGGCCTCCAAGCTGGCAGAAGGACTGTCGTCCTGGAAAGGCAACAATGTCCATGAACTGCGTGCCGTGCAGGAAAAACTCAAGGGTTTTGTTGCCAGCGGCCAGCTGGGTATCTTTGCTAACGGTTATTGGGGGCACCCTTCGATGGTACTGCCGCCGGAAGTGAATTTGATAGCCGCAGCGCACTACCTGCAAGCATTGGAAATACAGCGAGAGGCCAACCGCATTGTGACCGTGATGGGGGGCAAATCTCCCCATGTCCAAAACCTTTGTGTGGGCGGTGTGACTAACGCGATTAACCTCGACAGCCAGGGCGTTTTCAATATGGAGCGCCTGATGTACATCCGTTCGTTGATCGACAAGATGGATGACTTTATCAAAAACGCCTATCTGGTCGATGTGTCTATTATTGGTGGCTTCTATGCCGACTGGACGGGTTACGGCTCTGGTGTTACCGATTATCTGGCAGTACCGGAGATGGTTCTGGACAGCAAAGGCACCGAGTTCGCCTTGCCTGGAGGCTTTATTAAGGGCGGCGATCTCAGCACCTTTAAACCCATTACTTCGTTCCAGGATGAGTTCTTTATCAAGGGGGTGAAAGAGAGTTCCAAGCATTCCTGGTATCAGGGCGATGAAGCACTGCACCCCTGGGATGGCGAGACCGAACCCAACTACACCGACTTTGAAGATGAGGGGCAATATTCCTGGATCAAGTCGCCCACCTTTTATGATAAGCCCGCACAGGTCGGGCCGTTGGCGAATGTACTTTGTCTCGCGGCATCGGGCCATGAACCGACCATGAAACACCTGAACTTTGTCCTCGATACCGCCGGTAGCGTGGCGGGCACCAAAGTCGGTGTCGGTGCGCTGCATTCGACCATCGGTCGGCATGCTGCTCGTGCGGTGCGCTGCGCGGTGTTGCAAGATGAAATCAAACAGCAGTGGCAGCATCTGGTGGACAACATTGGCAGTGGTGATACCGATACCTTTAACCGTCCGGAATTCCCCAAGGGCGAACAACGCGGTGTCGGTTTCCACGAAGCGCCGCGAGGCGTGTTGTCTCACTGGGTAGTGATCGAGGATGGCAAGATAAAGAACTATCAGGCCGTGGTGCCCAGTACCTGGAATGCCGGTCCACGAAACCAGAACGATGTACCGGGCCCTTATGAAGCTTCGTTACTCGACAACCCGGTTGCGGATCCTGAAAAGCCCCTGGAGGTACTGCGCACGGTGCACAGTTTCGATCCCTGTATTGCTTGCGCCATCCATCTGGTGGACACCGAAAACGATACGGCCGTCAAGGTTAAAGCGCTCTAG
- a CDS encoding HyaD/HybD family hydrogenase maturation endopeptidase — protein MTILVLGIGNILLSDEGIGVRVVEALEQGYSFTPEVDLVDGGTAGMELLDSIANREQVILIDAVNTGDAPGTLVTLRDDQVPAMFRQKISPHQLGMSDLLAIMSLTGEMPRHFTLFGVVPVSMDTSLSLTPEIEACREQMVQSCLEELSRLGVRAEPLSQPLLKRVVG, from the coding sequence ATGACTATTCTAGTGCTTGGTATCGGTAATATTTTGCTCAGCGACGAGGGCATCGGCGTGCGCGTCGTTGAAGCCCTCGAGCAAGGTTACAGTTTCACGCCCGAGGTCGACCTGGTGGATGGTGGTACCGCCGGTATGGAGCTGCTGGATTCTATCGCTAACCGCGAACAGGTAATTCTGATCGACGCGGTTAACACCGGCGATGCGCCGGGTACGCTGGTCACCCTGCGTGATGATCAGGTGCCGGCCATGTTTCGCCAGAAAATATCACCCCATCAACTGGGTATGTCGGATCTGTTGGCCATTATGTCCCTGACCGGTGAGATGCCTCGTCACTTTACTTTGTTTGGTGTGGTTCCTGTGTCGATGGACACCAGTCTCAGCCTGACACCGGAAATAGAAGCCTGTCGTGAGCAGATGGTGCAAAGCTGTCTCGAGGAACTGTCACGGCTCGGGGTTCGTGCCGAGCCGTTGTCCCAGCCGTTGCTCAAACGTGTGGTGGGCTGA
- a CDS encoding HypC/HybG/HupF family hydrogenase formation chaperone: MPSKIVELNEFTARVEAYGEHREVSLILMNEPVEVGDYLLIQVGNFAVEKIPPERAVEALEYMATLNNDSELPAHHEPEQPKQVTTL; this comes from the coding sequence GTGCCGTCAAAAATCGTCGAACTCAATGAGTTTACGGCTCGGGTTGAGGCGTATGGTGAGCACCGGGAGGTCAGCCTGATCCTGATGAACGAGCCCGTTGAAGTGGGGGATTATCTGCTGATTCAGGTGGGCAATTTTGCGGTCGAAAAAATTCCTCCAGAACGTGCTGTAGAAGCACTCGAATATATGGCGACACTGAATAATGACTCTGAGCTTCCGGCTCATCATGAGCCGGAACAGCCAAAACAGGTAACGACCTTATGA
- the hybE gene encoding [NiFe]-hydrogenase assembly chaperone HybE encodes MSELSPGFADNPAPQLEQVFNQVLEQRMQDMPLINRRVCVEALGFEDWEGQWLGVLITPWCINLLLIHKAGSPWPELALDKSHAINITFPQGTYKFSPREEVGVGRYLCCSLMSPLQEIKSHEEAQRLARDVMRVIRQLPVTQLDHTEAVQVSSCSA; translated from the coding sequence ATGAGTGAACTATCCCCCGGCTTTGCCGACAACCCGGCACCTCAATTGGAACAGGTTTTTAACCAGGTGCTGGAGCAGCGAATGCAGGATATGCCCCTGATCAATCGTCGCGTTTGTGTGGAAGCCCTGGGTTTCGAAGACTGGGAAGGGCAATGGTTGGGCGTGTTGATAACGCCCTGGTGTATCAACCTGTTGCTGATTCACAAAGCAGGCTCTCCCTGGCCCGAACTGGCGCTGGATAAGAGCCACGCAATCAACATCACCTTTCCCCAGGGTACCTACAAGTTCTCGCCACGAGAGGAGGTCGGGGTAGGGCGCTATCTATGCTGTTCGCTGATGTCCCCCTTGCAGGAGATTAAAAGCCATGAAGAGGCACAGCGCCTGGCCAGAGATGTGATGCGAGTCATCCGCCAGTTGCCGGTGACGCAATTGGATCATACCGAGGCGGTGCAGGTTTCCTCCTGCTCGGCCTGA
- a CDS encoding nickel-dependent hydrogenase large subunit — protein sequence MLEGKLRVLVHCHAGQVSSVEVRSSRPQVSGALLQGDSVAQALSKVPVIYGICRQAQSLAAQLAARAAGIESARPLSLWLVQLEALQEHLWRFYIDLPSLLGAPPELEKFAPIRQVLLHQMQGIENCSADTEEANRVRQQTLAELRNTVEQQLLGMAFEHWARLDEAAFQAWLKHGETVINPLLARVETLFEPITYRGPDKPIPENYASGNDKAENDTPVNKPDEQVLLSQDSLTEVIELMATDEQFSAQPWLRTGHPEAGSLVNFSGQARVLALLTRGQRVMARLVARLLQIGHLLKPRVAIGCGDIPVMAQSGAGWVETARGILLHRLDIQHGRVQRYQVVAPTEWNFHPEGPLVREALQLSADNIEQLRQQVQLLCLSLDPCVGSEVEVYHA from the coding sequence ATGCTTGAGGGCAAACTGCGAGTGCTGGTGCATTGTCATGCCGGGCAGGTGAGTTCTGTCGAAGTGCGTTCATCTCGGCCGCAGGTATCTGGCGCATTGCTGCAAGGGGACAGCGTCGCTCAGGCGCTGTCCAAGGTGCCGGTTATCTATGGCATCTGTCGACAGGCGCAATCATTGGCAGCGCAGTTGGCGGCTCGGGCCGCTGGTATCGAATCGGCCAGGCCCCTGTCTCTCTGGCTGGTGCAGTTAGAAGCCTTGCAGGAGCATCTTTGGCGTTTTTATATTGATCTGCCCAGCCTGTTGGGAGCACCTCCTGAGCTTGAGAAATTTGCTCCCATTCGACAAGTCTTACTGCATCAGATGCAGGGGATTGAAAATTGCTCTGCAGACACGGAAGAGGCGAACCGGGTCAGACAACAAACGCTTGCTGAGCTAAGAAATACCGTGGAACAACAGTTGTTAGGTATGGCATTCGAGCACTGGGCCAGGCTTGATGAGGCCGCTTTCCAGGCTTGGCTCAAGCACGGCGAGACAGTGATTAACCCGCTGCTGGCACGGGTCGAAACATTGTTTGAGCCGATTACGTACAGGGGGCCAGATAAGCCCATCCCTGAAAATTATGCATCTGGAAACGATAAAGCGGAAAACGATACACCTGTAAATAAGCCCGATGAACAGGTCCTGCTGAGTCAGGATTCTCTGACCGAGGTGATCGAGCTGATGGCTACGGATGAGCAGTTCAGCGCCCAACCCTGGTTGCGCACTGGACACCCGGAGGCGGGCAGTCTGGTCAACTTTAGCGGGCAGGCGCGGGTGCTTGCCCTGTTGACGCGGGGGCAGCGGGTAATGGCGCGTCTGGTGGCGCGTTTGCTGCAAATTGGTCACCTGTTGAAGCCCCGTGTGGCTATTGGTTGCGGGGATATTCCCGTTATGGCCCAGAGCGGTGCAGGTTGGGTGGAAACGGCCCGGGGTATCCTGCTGCATCGACTTGATATTCAACACGGACGGGTGCAACGTTATCAGGTAGTAGCACCCACAGAGTGGAATTTTCATCCGGAGGGACCCCTGGTGCGTGAGGCGCTTCAGCTATCGGCGGACAATATTGAACAGCTGCGCCAACAGGTGCAGCTGTTGTGCCTTTCTCTGGACCCCTGCGTCGGTTCTGAGGTTGAGGTCTACCATGCATGA
- the hypA gene encoding hydrogenase maturation nickel metallochaperone HypA, with product MHEMSLAEGVIQILEEYAMNEGFSRVKTVWLEVGQLSNVEVDSFRFCFEVVCRGTLAENATLEVIETPGRGYCLDCCQSVEHSQRFDPCPQCNGYKVQATEGSEMRVKELEVE from the coding sequence ATGCATGAGATGTCCCTGGCCGAAGGTGTTATCCAGATTCTTGAAGAATACGCCATGAATGAGGGCTTCTCCCGGGTCAAAACGGTCTGGTTAGAGGTCGGGCAACTGTCTAACGTCGAAGTCGATTCGTTTCGCTTCTGTTTTGAGGTGGTTTGTCGAGGAACCCTGGCGGAAAACGCTACACTGGAAGTAATCGAAACCCCGGGGCGAGGCTATTGCCTCGATTGCTGCCAAAGCGTCGAACATAGCCAGCGTTTCGACCCTTGCCCGCAATGCAACGGGTACAAGGTGCAAGCCACCGAAGGGTCAGAGATGCGAGTCAAAGAATTGGAAGTGGAGTAA